Proteins from one Entomospira culicis genomic window:
- a CDS encoding sugar transferase encodes MIYTAIFKRLFDLFFALLFLLLLSPLLILISVAIKIASGNAPIFYGHQRLGKNGVIFTCWKFRTMIPKAQEKLQDILQNDPTLAQEFNQTQKLKRDPRIIPGIGHFLRRSSMDELPQFFNVLKGQMSIIGPRPITPSELNHYGEHQALFLSVLPGITGLWQTSGRNNLSYQSRVNLDIYYIRHRSLWLDLNIVLKTLITIIKGSGY; translated from the coding sequence ATGATCTATACAGCCATCTTCAAGCGACTATTCGATCTCTTCTTTGCTCTACTCTTTTTACTTCTTCTCTCCCCGTTACTTATTCTTATTTCAGTTGCCATTAAAATTGCCTCTGGCAATGCTCCAATATTTTATGGGCATCAACGTCTAGGTAAAAATGGCGTAATCTTTACCTGTTGGAAATTTCGCACGATGATCCCAAAAGCACAAGAGAAGCTTCAAGATATCCTTCAAAATGACCCTACGCTCGCGCAAGAATTCAACCAAACCCAAAAACTTAAAAGGGATCCACGTATTATTCCAGGCATCGGACACTTCTTGCGTAGAAGTAGCATGGATGAACTCCCTCAATTTTTTAATGTACTAAAAGGACAAATGAGTATCATCGGCCCTAGACCTATTACTCCAAGCGAACTCAATCATTACGGCGAACATCAAGCCCTCTTCCTAAGCGTCTTGCCAGGCATCACCGGACTCTGGCAAACCTCCGGGCGTAACAATCTCTCCTATCAATCACGCGTCAACCTAGACATCTATTATATTCGGCATCGCTCTCTTTGGCTCGATCTCAACATTGTCCTAAAAACCCTTATCACCATCATCAAGGGTAGTGGATACTGA
- a CDS encoding LptF/LptG family permease, giving the protein MDRVRKHLIKNWLVTWGGTTLILFLLLYLVFFALLFLQVMDKDDLALGRLFVWVMLRSGLIFHGLLPIIFLLSIVILVFTLEQKSELKVIYLCGKSLHQGLGFIWLFALLLILFQLATAWSILPSMERKNEWFEVDILGEASVKSKKAILLTDKYLIEIEGINKNTREVRGLQVIALSPKRPEGWRWLEAMRAVENAGEWHLERVRGVTTEEDWYTAEVLTLSEWMPTWQEVERRFRGEDWAKSSSSTLYVRLGEEHLLGREQNQLKHFFASRMGEWWILLLLLVPIFWYDPSKKFALLRLFGGFFGGFLLVQLADLWVNVWLQYTSVSWVTAMVIPFLLLAGFLFLLWVLGERKKR; this is encoded by the coding sequence ATGGATAGAGTTCGCAAACATTTGATAAAAAATTGGCTAGTAACTTGGGGTGGTACAACCTTAATCCTCTTTCTCTTGCTTTACTTAGTCTTTTTTGCCCTTCTCTTTTTACAAGTGATGGATAAGGATGATTTAGCATTGGGGCGACTCTTCGTCTGGGTGATGTTGCGTAGTGGCTTGATTTTTCATGGATTATTGCCCATTATTTTTTTATTGTCGATTGTTATTTTGGTCTTTACATTAGAACAAAAAAGTGAATTGAAAGTTATTTATTTATGTGGAAAAAGTTTGCATCAGGGGTTAGGATTTATCTGGCTATTTGCCTTGTTATTGATACTCTTTCAGTTGGCAACAGCTTGGTCGATACTGCCAAGTATGGAGCGCAAGAATGAATGGTTTGAAGTAGATATTTTGGGAGAGGCATCGGTAAAGAGCAAGAAGGCTATTTTATTGACAGATAAATATTTGATTGAAATAGAGGGCATCAATAAGAATACGCGTGAAGTGCGAGGTTTGCAAGTGATAGCACTTTCTCCAAAGAGACCTGAAGGATGGCGTTGGTTAGAGGCGATGCGTGCAGTAGAGAACGCGGGTGAATGGCATTTGGAGCGTGTGCGCGGAGTTACCACAGAAGAAGATTGGTATACTGCCGAAGTATTAACATTAAGTGAGTGGATGCCTACGTGGCAGGAAGTTGAGCGACGTTTTCGTGGTGAGGATTGGGCAAAAAGTAGCTCTAGCACGCTTTATGTGCGATTGGGTGAGGAGCATCTACTGGGGCGTGAACAAAACCAGTTGAAACACTTTTTCGCTTCACGTATGGGAGAGTGGTGGATTTTGTTGTTGTTGCTTGTTCCTATTTTTTGGTACGATCCCTCAAAAAAGTTTGCACTGTTACGCCTTTTTGGTGGATTTTTTGGTGGCTTTTTATTAGTACAGCTCGCCGACTTATGGGTGAATGTTTGGCTTCAATACACCTCGGTAAGTTGGGTAACAGCAATGGTGATTCCCTTTTTATTGTTGGCTGGATTTCTCTTTTTATTATGGGTACTCGGTGAGCGGAAAAAGCGTTAG
- a CDS encoding LptF/LptG family permease gives MAKLWRAKQLYRYLLVDIAKTHLFLTLLFIFFVLLSNIWYFAPEWLELGVSIRHVLVMVLFFIPGAMIQATPIALSLAFLVSYTRLQLHKEIDAMRSLGFGIFAIFRPLLHYTLFTFFLTFGVAFGLYPYSMSTFEQYYSQVLSRYIKIDTKSNEPKMLGDMILYGAIFEGKEQWLVVDMRDGYRLVLWATNADVSMDGGLRALSAEEVDLLVVERNSNGQSWSTIVAKDFRYPLIFSIKTQSYNPYDGLILRDLWARGLALRDEHYRRTAFQRERLVEINALLRNGLLTETDRDLYLQERVAIKKDFRFNSDFVSYLFVVLLRTSHLLFVITLVFLAFLLVERLGKRSLWILLGWVVALIFYWISFYLISFQILRLRWSPITLLLPVMTINLVNLLLFWSIQHKKRGLGNG, from the coding sequence ATGGCTAAGCTGTGGCGAGCGAAGCAGTTATATCGATATCTTCTGGTGGACATTGCAAAGACGCATCTTTTTTTAACGCTATTATTTATTTTCTTTGTATTATTGAGTAATATTTGGTACTTTGCTCCAGAGTGGTTGGAGTTGGGGGTTTCGATTCGTCATGTCTTGGTGATGGTGCTCTTTTTTATTCCTGGGGCGATGATTCAAGCCACCCCGATTGCGCTTTCCCTTGCTTTTTTGGTGAGCTATACTCGCTTACAATTACATAAAGAGATTGACGCGATGCGTAGCTTGGGCTTTGGCATTTTTGCGATTTTTCGCCCACTCCTGCACTATACACTTTTTACTTTTTTCTTAACCTTTGGAGTAGCCTTTGGTCTCTATCCCTATAGTATGTCGACATTTGAGCAATATTATAGTCAGGTGTTGAGTCGCTATATTAAAATTGATACCAAGAGTAATGAACCCAAAATGCTTGGCGATATGATTCTTTATGGTGCGATATTTGAGGGGAAAGAGCAATGGTTGGTGGTGGATATGCGTGATGGCTATCGATTGGTTCTCTGGGCTACCAACGCTGATGTGAGTATGGATGGGGGATTACGCGCTTTGTCCGCAGAGGAGGTTGATCTTTTAGTCGTGGAGCGTAACAGTAATGGGCAGAGTTGGAGTACGATTGTGGCAAAGGACTTTCGTTATCCGTTGATTTTTTCGATTAAAACACAGAGCTACAATCCCTATGATGGCTTAATCCTTCGTGATTTGTGGGCGCGAGGTTTGGCTTTACGCGATGAGCATTACAGGCGTACTGCATTTCAACGTGAGCGACTTGTGGAGATTAATGCGCTTTTACGTAATGGCTTACTGACCGAAACGGATCGCGACCTCTACTTACAGGAGCGTGTAGCGATTAAAAAAGATTTTCGGTTTAACTCTGATTTTGTGAGCTATCTTTTTGTTGTACTCCTACGCACCTCGCATCTTCTTTTTGTGATTACACTGGTATTTCTTGCCTTTTTATTGGTAGAACGCCTAGGTAAACGATCGCTTTGGATCTTGTTGGGCTGGGTCGTTGCGCTTATTTTTTACTGGATTTCCTTTTACTTAATATCCTTTCAAATCTTACGTCTCCGGTGGTCTCCTATCACCTTATTGTTACCGGTCATGACGATTAATCTTGTTAATTTGCTTTTGTTTTGGTCGATACAGCATAAAAAGAGGGGATTAGGTAATGGATAG
- a CDS encoding HD-GYP domain-containing protein — translation MEEITTIMQRKELWKTSDLSPMATQELNDKALEGKGVWLDADYGHIVCGINSPLIPDVQLLFNKWRIDRVFVGTPSSSLFREISKDDRESDDDEGLLRAGSVYAHIYQATVDFYTRYKKRRVIDLTELGVIIRDMIDLISHDRRFALRFNDFDIIRDDYFIAHAVETTILSLVIGKTLKLVPHRLMYLGTSSFLHEIGLLHMPPELLDENKVLNEQEKNVLAKHTILGYNILKPLGLEREIMLGVLQHHERNDGTGYNDGLTADEISLFAKIIGVTCSYHAQIFERNFKKVKSGHSSLVDLLNSLNSKYDPTILKILVQELSIFPLGSGVKLSDGSIGIIMDVDPTDPRHPTARILVNRGGDIADGEDTIRIGGYLSVKHVLSQQELQELKLKISGAE, via the coding sequence ATGGAAGAGATAACAACAATCATGCAGCGTAAAGAGCTGTGGAAAACCAGTGATTTAAGCCCTATGGCAACCCAAGAGCTTAACGATAAAGCCTTAGAGGGGAAAGGGGTGTGGTTAGATGCCGATTACGGACATATTGTCTGTGGCATCAATAGCCCACTCATTCCTGACGTACAACTGCTGTTTAACAAGTGGCGCATTGATCGCGTTTTCGTGGGAACTCCCTCTAGTTCGCTCTTTCGTGAAATCTCCAAAGATGATCGCGAAAGTGATGACGATGAGGGATTATTACGCGCAGGCTCGGTATATGCGCACATTTATCAGGCCACGGTTGATTTTTACACACGCTATAAAAAGAGACGCGTGATTGATCTGACTGAATTAGGGGTTATTATTCGCGATATGATCGATCTTATCAGCCATGATCGTCGATTTGCGCTACGTTTTAATGACTTTGATATTATTCGCGACGATTACTTTATCGCCCATGCGGTAGAGACGACAATCTTAAGTCTTGTTATCGGGAAAACATTGAAACTTGTTCCCCATCGTTTAATGTATTTGGGTACCAGCTCCTTCTTGCACGAGATTGGTCTTTTGCACATGCCTCCGGAGCTTCTTGATGAGAATAAAGTATTAAATGAACAAGAGAAGAATGTTTTAGCCAAGCATACTATTTTAGGATACAATATTTTAAAGCCATTAGGATTGGAGCGGGAGATTATGCTGGGGGTCTTACAGCACCACGAACGTAATGATGGTACGGGATATAATGATGGATTAACCGCCGATGAAATATCTCTGTTTGCTAAGATTATTGGCGTAACCTGTAGCTATCATGCGCAAATTTTTGAGCGTAACTTTAAGAAAGTCAAGAGCGGACACTCTAGTTTAGTCGATCTACTTAACAGCTTAAATAGTAAGTATGATCCAACTATCCTTAAAATACTGGTGCAAGAGCTCTCTATTTTCCCTCTTGGCTCGGGCGTCAAGCTTTCAGACGGATCTATTGGCATCATTATGGATGTCGATCCTACCGATCCGCGTCATCCGACTGCACGCATTCTTGTCAACCGTGGTGGGGATATTGCTGATGGGGAAGATACCATTCGCATTGGAGGTTATTTATCGGTGAAGCATGTGCTTAGTCAGCAAGAACTACAGGAGTTGAAACTAAAAATATCGGGTGCGGAGTAG